Proteins co-encoded in one Malus domestica chromosome 09, GDT2T_hap1 genomic window:
- the LOC114826949 gene encoding L-ascorbate oxidase homolog, protein MGVYKSACCVILVALLTVICTSGEDPYRFYNWNVTYGDIYPLGVKQQGILINGQFPGPQIESVTNDNLIISVFNSLDEPFLISWNGVQQRRNSWQDGVFGTNCPIPPGHNFTYVLQVKDQIGSYFYFPSLGLHKAAGGFGGIKIDSRPRIPVPFPPPAGDFTILAGDWFSKNHTDLKAILDGGNNLPIPDGLLINGRGSNGFTFTVDQGKTYRLRISNVGLTTSINFRIQGHKMLLVEVEGTHSLQNTYSSLDIHLGQSYSVLVTADQPPQDYYIVGSSRFTSQVLSATSILHYSNSAGSVSGPPPGGPTTQIDWSLEQARSLRRNLTASGPRPNPQGSYHYGLINTTRTIRLTNSAPIINGKQRYAVNSVSFIQPDTPLKLADYFKISGVFSLGSIQDNPTGGGAYLQTSVMNADFRGFAELVFENPEDTVQSWHIDGHNFFVVGMDGGQWTPASRLRYNLRDTISRSTVQVYPNSWTAIYMPLDNVGMWNIRSENWARQYLGQQFYFRVYSPANSWRDEYPIPRNALLCGRALGRRTRPL, encoded by the exons atgggagtgTACAAAAGCGCTTGTTGCGTGATATTGGTTGCCCTGCTTACTGTGATCTGCACAAGTGGTGAAGATCCCTACAGGTTCTACAACTGGAATGTCACCTATGGTGATATCTACCCCCTTGGAGTTAAACAGCAG GGGATATTGATAAATGGGCAGTTTCCAGGGCCGCAGATCGAGTCTGTCACCAATGACAACCTCATCATCAGCGTTTTCAATAGCTTGGATGAACCTTTTCTCATCTCTTG GAATGGAGTACAGCAGAGAAGGAACTCATGGCAGGATGGGGTGTTTGGCACGAATTGCCCCATCCCGCCGGGACATAACTTCACATATGTTCTTCAAGTCAAGGATCAGATTGGCAGTTACTTCTACTTCCCTTCCCTTGGCCTCCACAAGGCTGCAGGAGGGTTCGGTGGTATCAAAATTGACAGCCGCCCACGTATTCCAGTACCTTTCCCTCCTCCTGCTGGAGATTTTACCATACTCGCCGGAGACTGGTTCAGTAAAAATCACACT GATTTGAAAGCAATTTTAGATGGTGGAAATAATCTTCCCATCCCCGACGGACTCCTCATTAATGGCCGTGGATCCAATGGGTTTACATTTACAGTTGATCAAG GCAAGACATACAGATTGCGGATATCGAATGTGGGGCTTACAACTTCCATTAATTTCAGAATCCAGGGGCACAAGATGTTGTTAGTAGAGGTGGAAGGCACCCACTCTCTTCAAAACACTTACAGTTCTCTTGATATTCATTTGGGTCAGTCCTATTCTGTATTGGTTACAGCTGATCAACCGCCACAAGATTACTACATTGTTGGCTCTTCGCGTTTCACGTCACAAGTGCTCAGTGCAACCTCCATTCTCCACTACAGTAACTCTGCAGGAAGTGTTTCTGGTCCTCCACCCGGTGGCCCAACAACTCAGATTGACTGGTCTCTTGAACAAGCCCGATCTCTCAG ACGGAATTTGACAGCGAGTGGTCCGAGGCCTAACCCCCAAGGCTCTTATCATTACGGATTGATCAACACCACCCGCACAATCAGGCTCACAAACTCTGCTCCAATTATCAATGGCAAGCAGAGATATGCTGTGAACAGCGTTTCATTCATCCAACCGGACACACCACTTAAACTTGCTGACTACTTCAAGATCTCAGGGGTGTTTTCCCTTGGAAGCATCCAAGACAACCCCACTGGCGGCGGTGCTTATCTTCAGACTTCTGTCATGAATGCTGATTTCCGTGGCTTTGCTGAACTTGTGTTTGAGAATCCAGAGGATACTGTGCAGTCATGGCACATTGATGGCCATAATTTCTTTGTTGTAGG gatggatggtggacagtGGACCCCTGCAAGCAGATTGAGATACAATTTGAGAGACACTATATCTCGCTCCACCGTTCAG GTGTATCCCAACTCATGGACTGCAATCTACATGCCATTGGACAATGTGGGAATGTGGAACATAAGGTCCGAGAACTGGGCACGGCAGTACTTAGGCCAGCAGTTCTATTTTCGTGTCTACTCGCCTGCGAATTCATGGAGGGATGAATATCCGATCCCAAGGAATGCTCTTCTATGTGGTCGTGCATTGGGGCGCAGAACCCGGCCTCTTTAA
- the LOC114827105 gene encoding glycine-rich cell wall structural protein 1-like yields the protein MVVSRKWLSLSLVVLYIVLQLSAVTTLGDEKVDKTRFRGDDDDCQLGRRSGGRFGRGNRGRGPRGGGFGGRAGGGGGGFGGGGGAGAGGGIGGGAGGGVGGGVGGGGGIGGGGGAGGGGGGGLGGGSGHGGGFGAGGGVGGGVGGGIGGGGGGGAGGGGGGGVGGGSGHGGGFGAGGGVGGGVGGGGGLGGGGGGGSGGGGGVGGGSGQGGGFGAGGGVGGGAGGGVGGGGGAGGGGGGGVGGGSGHGGGFGAGGGVGGGAGGGVGGGGGGGGGGGGGRGVGGGSGHGGGFGAGGGVGGGAGGGVGGGGGAGGGGGGGLGGGSGHGGGFGAGGGVGGGGGVGGGLGSGGGAGGGGGSGGGFGIGIGVGIGVGAGAGSGQGSGSGSSGGGGN from the coding sequence ATGGTTGTCTCTCGAAAATGGCTGTCTTTGAGTCTTGTTGTTCTGTACATTGTCCTCCAGCTGAGTGCAGTCACCACTCTAGGTGATGAGAAAGTTGACAAAACTAGATTTCgcggtgatgatgatgattgccaattgggtcGGAGAAGTGGTGGTCGGTTTGGTCGAGGGAATCGCGGTAGGGGACCTAGGGGCGGTGGCTTTGGAGGCAGAgccggaggaggaggaggaggctttggtggtggtggaggagcaGGGGCTGGTGGTGGTATAGGTGGTGGAGCTGGAGGAGGAGTTGGAGGTGGTGTTGGAGGCGGTGGTGGTATTGGCGGTGGTGGAGGcgctggtggtggtggaggaggtggTCTTGGAGGTGGGTCAGGTCATGGTGGAGGTTTTGGAGCTGGAGGGGGTGTAGGTGGTGGAGTTGGTGGTGGGattggaggtggtggtggtggtggagctgGTGGAGGAGGCGGTGGCGGAGTTGGTGGCGGTTCTGGGCATGGTGGAGGTTTTGGAGCTGGAGGTGGTGTAGGTGGAGGTGTTGGAGGAGGTGGTGGTCTTGGAGGAGGCGGCGGAGGTGGTTCaggaggaggtggtggtgtTGGTGGAGGTTCAGGCCAAGGAGGCGGGTTTGGTGCCGGTGGTGGAGTAGGAGGTGGAGCTGGAGGGGGCGttggtggtggaggaggagcaggaggaggtggtggcggtggtgTTGGTGGAGGTTCAGGCCATGGAGGCGGTTTTGGTGCAGGAGGTGGTGTAGGAGGTGGAGCTGGAGGGGGCGTTGGTGGTGggggaggtggaggtggaggtggtggGGGTGGCCGTGGTGTTGGTGGAGGATCAGGCCATGGAGGCGGTTTTGGCGCAGGAGGTGGTGTCGGAGGTGGAGCTGGCGGAGGTGTTGGTGGTGGAGGAGGtgcaggaggaggaggaggtggtggtCTCGGTGGAGGTTCAGGTCATGGAGGTGGTTTTGGTGCTGGTGGTGGTGTAGGAGGCGGAGGTGGAGTTGGTGGCGGCCTAGGAAGTGGAGGAGGTGCTGGTGGGGGCGGTGGCAGTGGTGGAGGatttggaattggaattggggttGGCATAGGTGTGGGAGCTGGCGCCGGTAGTGGCCAAGGGTCTGGAAGTGGATCCAGTGGAGGTGGTGGAAATTAA
- the LOC114826950 gene encoding dihydrolipoyllysine-residue succinyltransferase component of 2-oxoglutarate dehydrogenase complex 1, mitochondrial-like, with translation MIWGTIRRKVASSQVLGQAWKVRHGVSAPSCYRAVPKEALLIGKGYECVQSASYHIVLGNCVPALSREATSLCQTESFIRLSNRPFSSDSGDLVEAVVPFMGESITDGTLATFLKKPGDRVAVDEPIAQIETDKVTIDVVSPEAGVIKEFVAKEGETVEPGVKIAIISKSGEGIEQVAPSEQADAQPEPTKPKESAEKQVPKAEPAPVKDAQPKTKAPSPPPPPPKHTASELRLPPKDRERRVPMTRLRKRVAIRLKDSQNTFALLTTFNEIDMTNLMKLRSDYKDTFLEKHGVKLGFMSGFVKAAVSALEQLPIVNAVIDGDDIIYRDYIDISIAVGTPKGLVVPVVRDAGSMNFAQIEKEINTLAKKAADGSISIDEMAGGTFTISNGGVYGSLLSTPIINPPQSAILGMHSIVNRPMVVGGNVVPRPMMYIALTYDHRLIDGREAVFFLRRIKDVVEDPRRLLLDV, from the exons ATGATTTGGGGGACTATTCGCCGTAAAGTAGCTTCG TCTCAGGTGCTGGGACAAGCGTGGAAGGTTAGGCATGGAGTGTCCGCCCCAAGCTGTTACCGAGCTGTACCAAAAGAG GCTTTGTTAATTGGGAAAGGATATGAGTGCGTTCAGAGTGCAAGCTACCACATTGTTTTAG GCAATTGTGTTCCAGCGCTAAGCAG GGAAGCTACTTCTCTATGTCAAACAGAGTCTTTTATCCGATTGAGCAATAGACCATTTTCCTCAGACAGTG GAGACTTGGTAGAAGCTGTTGTTCCTTTCATGGGTGAATCTATTACTGATGGAACTTTGGCAACATTCCTAAAGA AACCCGGTGACAGAGTCGCAGTTGACGAGCCTATTGCCCAAATTGAAACGGATAAG GTGACAATTGATGTAGTTAGTCCTGAAGCTGGTGTCATTAAAGAG TTTGTGGCTAAGGAAGGCGAGACTGTGGAGCCAGGTGTAAAGATTGCAATCATTTCCAAATCTGGTGAAGGTATAGAACAAGTTGCGCCATCAGAGCAGGCTGATGCTCAGCCAGAACCTACTAAACCGAAGGAAAGTGCAGAAAAGCAAGTCCCCAAAGCGGAACCTGCCCCTGTCAAGGATGCACAACCCAAAACTAAGGCACcttctccaccaccaccaccgcctAAACACACAGCTTCAGAACTCCGGCTTCCTCCCAAGGATAGGGAAAGACGA GTTCCTATGACAAGACTAAGGAAGCGGGTGGCAATACGCTTGAAAGATTCTCAGAATACATTTGCTCTCTTAACCACATTTAATGAGATTGATAT GACTAACTTGATGAAGCTCCGTTCAGACTATAAGGACACCTTTTTGGAAAAGCATGGTGTGAAATTGGGATTTATGTCCGGCTTTGTTAAA GCTGCTGTTAGCGCACTTGAGCAGTTGCCAATTGTCAATGCTGTTATTGATGGTGATGATATCATATACAGAGATTACATTGATATCAGCATAGCTGTTGGGACACCGAAG GGCCTTGTTGTTCCGGTTGTCCGTGATGCTGGTAGTATGAACTTTGCTCAGATAGAGAAGGAAATCAATACCCTGGCTAAGAAAGCAGCTGATGGTTCTATATCAATTGATGAAATGGCTGGAGGCACATTCACAATATCAAACGGAGGTGTATATGGAAGCCTTCTAAGCACACCAATCATCAATCCTCCACAG TCAGCAATTTTGGGTATGCACTCAATAGTGAACCGTCCCATGGTCGTTGGGGGGAACGTTGTACCAAGGCCGATGATGTACATTGCATTGACATACGATCATCGTCTCATTGATGGAAGAGAGGCTGTTTTCTTCTTGCGCCGCATTAAAGATGTCGTGGAAGACCCTCGCAGGCTTCTccttgatgtgtaa
- the LOC103411270 gene encoding uncharacterized protein, producing MLQLLYTVIFSEMLLILAFLFKNPLRKLVILALDKMKQGKGPVMVKTVAGTVFAVLMADVYNLVDIKNRTIESGVLNPTDEVLMSVKMLEISLMGFFLFLSLMIDRLHHYIRELRFLRKAMEAVKRQNQSSQEEKNGSSKQLKTIVQENETLRTKIKTLESEYETKEKKAEAAGSEVEALRKQSEGLLMEYDRLLADNQNLRSQLTSIEQSASHTDGKKNT from the exons ATGTTGCAGCTGCTGTACACGGTGATTTTCAGCGAAATGCTGCTGATTTTGGCCTTCTTGTTCAAGAACCCTCTGAGAAAGCTAGTGATTCTCGCCTTGGATAAGATGAAGCAAGGGAAGGGCCCGGTGATGGTGAAGACGGTCGCTGGGACTGTATTTGCTGTTCTGATGGCCGACGTCTACAATCTGGTTGACATCAAGAACCGAACCATTGAATCTGGCGTGCTCAACCCTACGGACGAGGTTCTCATGTCCGTGAAAATGCTCGAAATTTCTCTTATGG GattttttctgtttctttctcTGATGATAGATAGATTGCACCATTATATACGAGAACTTCGATTCCTCAGGAAGGCCATGGAGGCTGTGAAAAGACAAAACCAAAGTTCTCAAGAGGAGAAAAACGGAAGTTCAAAGCAACTTAAGACCATAGTACAAGAGAATGAGACATTGAGGACAAAGATCAAGACTCTGGAATCTGAATATGAGACGAAAGAGAAGAAGGCAGAGGCGGCGGGAAGTGAGGTAGAGGCCCTAAGAAAGCAATCTGAAGGACTTCTTATGGAATACGACCGCTTGCTGGCAGACAACCAAAATCTCCGCAGTCAGTTAACATCGATTGAACAAAGCGCATCCCACACTGATGGAAAAAAGAACACGTAA